One Candidatus Binatia bacterium DNA window includes the following coding sequences:
- a CDS encoding CoA transferase: MKRILEGVRVVEVAQWWFVPAAGAVLADWGAEVVKVEHPRTGDPQRGLVTSGLVPSAGGVNFMVEQPNRGKKSVGLDLAHPKGLEILYKLVERADVFLTNFLPPARKRLRIDVDDIRRVNPRIVYARGHGQGTKGPDAEKGGYDAASFWSRGGIAYALTPPDAKAPIMQRAAFGDSIGGLALAGGIAAALFRREKTGEAPVVDISLFGTAMWILAPDIIAAQLLGGSGFPAFDRTQAPNPIVNSYKTKDGRWLFLNMLQPDRYWPDLCRRIGRPELVEDPRFRDAAARFQNREECVRTLDEIFGSKTLAEWRELLADAEGVWAPMQSPAECAEDPQARANGYFPEVRRADGTKFHLVANPIQFDEETPELSPAPEHAQDTEAVLLELGMSWEEIAAYKDSGAVS; encoded by the coding sequence ATGAAAAGAATTCTCGAAGGGGTGCGAGTCGTCGAAGTTGCCCAGTGGTGGTTCGTTCCGGCGGCAGGGGCCGTGCTGGCCGACTGGGGCGCGGAAGTCGTGAAGGTCGAGCATCCCAGGACGGGCGACCCGCAGCGGGGCCTCGTCACCTCCGGCCTCGTCCCCTCGGCGGGCGGCGTGAACTTCATGGTGGAGCAGCCGAATCGGGGCAAGAAGAGCGTCGGGCTCGACCTCGCACACCCGAAGGGCCTCGAGATCCTCTACAAGCTCGTCGAGCGGGCGGACGTGTTCCTCACCAACTTTCTCCCTCCCGCGCGAAAACGGCTCCGCATCGACGTGGACGACATCCGGCGGGTGAATCCCCGGATCGTCTACGCGCGGGGGCACGGACAGGGAACGAAAGGGCCGGACGCGGAGAAAGGCGGTTACGACGCGGCCTCGTTCTGGTCCCGCGGCGGAATCGCCTACGCGCTCACGCCACCGGACGCGAAGGCCCCCATCATGCAGCGGGCGGCTTTCGGAGATTCGATCGGAGGTCTCGCCCTGGCCGGCGGTATCGCGGCGGCTCTCTTCCGGCGCGAGAAGACCGGGGAGGCGCCGGTCGTCGACATTTCGCTTTTCGGCACGGCCATGTGGATCCTCGCACCGGACATCATCGCCGCACAGCTTCTCGGTGGCTCGGGCTTCCCGGCCTTCGACCGGACGCAGGCCCCGAATCCGATCGTGAACAGCTACAAGACCAAGGACGGCCGGTGGCTTTTTCTCAACATGCTGCAGCCGGACCGGTACTGGCCCGACCTCTGCCGGCGAATCGGCCGTCCCGAGCTCGTCGAGGACCCCCGCTTCCGGGACGCGGCGGCACGATTCCAGAACCGGGAGGAGTGCGTGCGGACGCTCGACGAAATCTTCGGCTCGAAGACGCTCGCCGAGTGGCGCGAGCTCCTGGCCGACGCGGAAGGGGTGTGGGCACCCATGCAGAGCCCCGCGGAGTGCGCCGAAGACCCGCAAGCGCGGGCCAACGGCTACTTTCCCGAGGTGAGGCGCGCGGACGGAACCAAGTTCCACCTCGTCGCCAACCCGATCCAGTTCGACGAGGAAACGCCCGAGCTCTCGCCCGCCCCCGAACACGCCCAGGACACGGAAGCCGTGCTGCTCGAACTCGGCATGAGCTGGGAAGAAATCGCGGCCTACAAGGACTCGGGCGCCGTCTCCTGA
- a CDS encoding long-chain-acyl-CoA synthetase, whose protein sequence is MDLLSRVVTFVEDLRELPHYRRVQRALAEAGRRGMRTAGFVIREQAERIPDRVFLRFEEEVLTFGEYNRQVNRYANALRKIGVGRGEPVAIMMENSPDFLAAEGAVAKLGAVGALVNTNLRGAALAHVLGASGARVVLVDRACVGAVRELAPLEGRLVYARGGPEELGGTPFRSLSEALDEAGDSEPEIPELGLGDVFLYIYTSGTTGYPKPAIIRHARFTVGGHSLRVLLELEPGDCSYAPTPLYHGYSNFVGFAPALHAGTAFASRRKFSASHFLDDVERHGVTHFLYVGELCRYLLRRPPSPRDRRHRIRIATGPGLRPDIWREFMERFGIPRVIETYGQTEANLSLMNRRGRVGSVGRAAPFTHGRLKLVRFDPEKGEPLRGPDGFLVECRPGEVGELLSEISPRATMSFDGYVNKEENEKKILRNCFRPGDTYLRTGDLLRRDRACYYYFVDRVGDTFRWKGENVATQEVAELLNAAPGVTETAVYGVRVPGTEGRAGMAAVVLAEGASFDPVAYYAFAEKTLPSYARPLFVRIVPSMDVTGTLKHTKLRLQSEGYDPAVVRDPLYFRDDEARRYVPLTPELKEEIDSGRRRI, encoded by the coding sequence GTGGACCTCCTTTCGCGGGTCGTCACGTTCGTCGAGGACCTTCGCGAGCTCCCGCACTACCGCAGGGTGCAGCGTGCACTCGCGGAGGCCGGAAGACGCGGGATGCGCACCGCCGGTTTCGTGATCCGGGAGCAGGCGGAGCGGATCCCGGACAGGGTCTTTCTCCGGTTCGAGGAAGAGGTTCTCACGTTCGGCGAGTACAACCGCCAGGTCAACCGATATGCCAACGCCCTCCGGAAGATCGGCGTGGGCCGCGGCGAGCCCGTCGCCATCATGATGGAGAATTCGCCCGACTTTCTCGCGGCGGAAGGGGCCGTGGCCAAGCTCGGGGCGGTGGGAGCCCTGGTCAACACGAATCTCCGGGGAGCCGCCCTCGCCCACGTGCTCGGAGCGTCCGGGGCGCGGGTCGTTCTGGTCGACCGCGCTTGCGTGGGCGCGGTCCGGGAGCTCGCGCCACTCGAGGGAAGGCTCGTCTACGCGCGGGGCGGCCCCGAGGAGCTCGGTGGCACCCCGTTCCGTTCTCTTTCGGAAGCCCTCGACGAAGCGGGGGACAGCGAGCCCGAGATTCCGGAGCTCGGGCTCGGGGACGTCTTCCTCTACATCTACACGTCGGGGACGACCGGGTATCCCAAGCCCGCGATCATCCGCCACGCTCGCTTCACGGTGGGCGGGCACTCGCTGCGAGTCCTCCTCGAGCTCGAGCCGGGTGACTGCTCGTACGCGCCGACGCCCCTCTACCACGGGTACTCGAACTTCGTGGGCTTCGCCCCCGCCCTGCACGCGGGGACGGCGTTCGCCTCTCGAAGAAAGTTCTCGGCGAGCCACTTCCTCGACGATGTCGAACGGCACGGCGTGACGCATTTTCTCTACGTGGGGGAGCTCTGCCGCTACCTTCTGCGTCGACCCCCGAGTCCCCGGGACCGACGGCACCGCATTCGGATCGCCACGGGGCCGGGGCTCCGGCCCGACATCTGGCGGGAGTTCATGGAGCGCTTCGGAATCCCGCGTGTCATCGAGACCTACGGGCAGACCGAGGCGAACCTGAGTCTCATGAACCGCCGAGGCCGGGTGGGTTCGGTGGGGCGCGCCGCGCCCTTCACGCACGGGAGGCTGAAACTCGTCCGGTTCGATCCCGAGAAAGGCGAACCCCTGAGGGGCCCCGACGGGTTCCTCGTCGAGTGCCGTCCGGGCGAGGTCGGCGAGCTTTTGAGCGAGATTTCGCCGCGGGCCACGATGAGCTTCGACGGCTACGTGAACAAGGAGGAGAACGAGAAGAAGATCCTGCGGAACTGCTTCCGTCCGGGAGACACGTATCTCCGCACGGGCGATCTCCTGCGGCGGGATCGCGCTTGTTACTACTATTTCGTCGACCGTGTCGGGGACACCTTCCGCTGGAAGGGCGAGAACGTGGCGACACAAGAGGTGGCGGAGCTTCTGAACGCGGCGCCCGGCGTGACCGAAACGGCCGTCTACGGCGTGCGGGTGCCGGGTACGGAGGGGCGTGCCGGTATGGCTGCCGTCGTGCTCGCCGAGGGGGCGAGCTTCGACCCCGTGGCGTACTACGCCTTCGCCGAGAAGACCCTGCCGTCGTACGCGCGGCCCCTTTTCGTTCGGATCGTCCCCTCGATGGACGTCACGGGGACGCTCAAGCACACCAAGCTCCGCTTGCAGTCCGAGGGCTACGATCCCGCGGTGGTGCGGGATCCCCTCTATTTCCGCGACGACGAAGCGCGGCGTTACGTGCCGCTCACTCCCGAGCTCAAAGAAGAGATCGACTCGGGACGCCGCCGCATCTGA
- a CDS encoding 3-oxoacyl-ACP reductase produces MEDLFSVRGKVALVTGGSRGIGLMIARGFVEAGARVYVASRKKEVCDRVAQELSEVGECRSLPADLSTEAGAKALAQAFAEREPRLHVLVNNAGANWGAPLLEYPDSAWDKVLALNVKAVFHLTRALLPQLERAARPGDPARVINIGSIDGLRVPPLETYAYSASKAAVHHLTRVLAVQLARRGITVNAVAPGPFESKMMAATLEKFRDAIVASCPLGRIGEPEDMAGVAIYLASRAGAYVTGAVIPVDGGISIR; encoded by the coding sequence ATGGAGGATCTCTTCTCGGTTCGGGGGAAGGTCGCGCTCGTCACCGGTGGTTCCCGTGGAATCGGGCTCATGATCGCCCGCGGCTTCGTGGAAGCCGGCGCCCGGGTCTACGTCGCCTCCCGGAAAAAAGAAGTCTGCGACCGCGTCGCACAGGAACTCTCCGAAGTCGGCGAGTGTCGTTCGTTGCCCGCCGACCTCTCGACCGAAGCCGGGGCGAAGGCGCTGGCGCAGGCATTCGCCGAGCGCGAGCCCCGCCTCCATGTGCTGGTGAACAACGCGGGCGCCAACTGGGGAGCCCCGCTCCTCGAATACCCCGACTCCGCCTGGGACAAGGTTCTCGCGCTCAACGTGAAAGCCGTCTTCCACCTGACCCGGGCCCTTCTGCCCCAGCTCGAACGGGCAGCCAGGCCCGGTGACCCTGCCCGCGTCATCAACATCGGGTCGATCGACGGTCTCCGGGTGCCTCCCCTCGAGACCTACGCCTACTCCGCGAGCAAGGCGGCGGTTCACCACCTCACCCGAGTCCTCGCCGTCCAGCTCGCTCGGCGCGGGATCACCGTGAACGCGGTCGCTCCCGGGCCCTTCGAGAGCAAGATGATGGCGGCCACGCTCGAGAAATTCCGCGACGCAATCGTGGCCTCCTGTCCTCTCGGGCGGATCGGGGAACCCGAGGACATGGCGGGCGTGGCGATCTACCTGGCTTCGAGAGCGGGGGCTTACGTGACGGGCGCCGTCATCCCCGTGGACGGCGGCATTTCGATTCGCTGA